In the genome of Pseudomonas sp. Teo4, the window TGGCCACCCTGATGCTGCTGGGCGGTGCGGTCGGTAAATCGGCCCAGCTGCCACTGCAGACCTGGCTGGCGGACGCGATGGCCGGCCCTACCCCGGTCTCGGCACTGATCCACGCGGCAACCATGGTGACCGCGGGCGTGTACCTGATCGCCCGTACCAACGGCCTGTTCCTGCTGGCGCCGGACATCCTGCACCTGGTCGGTGTGGTCGGTGGCGTAACGCTGGTCCTGGCTGGCTTCGCCGCCCTGGTTCAAACCGACATCAAGCGTATCCTCGCCTACTCGACCATGAGCCAGATCGGCTACATGTTCCTGGCCCTGGGCGTTGGCGCCTGGGACGCGGCGATCTTCCACCTGATGACCCACGCCTTCTTCAAGGCCCTGCTGTTCCTTGCTTCCGGTGCGGTGATCGTTGCCTGCCACCACGAGCAGAACATCTTCAAGATGGGCGGCCTGTGGAAGAAACTGCCGTTGGCCTACGCCAGCTTCGTGGTGGGTGGCGCTGCCCTGGCAGCCCTGCCGATCCTGACCGTGGGCTTCTACTCCAAGGACGAGATCCTCTGGGAAGCCTTCGCCAGCGGCAACACCGGCCTGCTGTACGCCGGCCTGGTCGGTGCCTTCATGACCTCGCTGTACACCTTCCGCCTGATCTTCATCGCCTTCCACGGCGAAGCCAAGACCGAAGCCCACGCCGGCCACGGCATCAGCCACTGGCTGCCACTGGGCGTGCTGATCGTGCTGTCGACCTTCATCGGCGCCTGGATCCACCCGCCGCTGGCAGGCGTGCTGCCTGAAAGCGCCGGCCACGCCGGTGGCGAAGCCAAGCACGCACTGGAAATCACCTCGGGCGCCATCGCCATTGCCGGTATCCTGCTGGCTGCGGTGCTGTTCCTGGGCAAGCGTCGCCTGGTCTCGGCCATCGCCAACAGCGGCATCGGCCGCGTCCTGTCGGCCTGGTGGTTCGCCGCCTGGGGCTTCGACTGGATCTACGACAAGCTCTTCGTCAAACCTTACCTGCTGATCAGCCACATCCTGCGCAAGGACCCGGTTGACCGCAGCATCGGCCTGATTCCTCGGATGGCCCGTGGC includes:
- the nuoL gene encoding NADH-quinone oxidoreductase subunit L translates to MNLIFLTFVFPLIGFLLLSFSRGRFSENLSALIGVGSVGLSAAVAAYVIWQFNVAPPEGGAYSQLLWQWMSVDGFAPNFTLYVDGLSVTMLGVVTGVGFLIHLFASWYMRGEAGYSRFFSYTNLFIASMLFLVLGDNLLFIYFGWEGVGLCSYLLIGFYYSNRNNGNAALKAFIVTRIGDVFMAIGLFILFAQLGTLNVQELLVLAPQKFQAGDTWMVLATLMLLGGAVGKSAQLPLQTWLADAMAGPTPVSALIHAATMVTAGVYLIARTNGLFLLAPDILHLVGVVGGVTLVLAGFAALVQTDIKRILAYSTMSQIGYMFLALGVGAWDAAIFHLMTHAFFKALLFLASGAVIVACHHEQNIFKMGGLWKKLPLAYASFVVGGAALAALPILTVGFYSKDEILWEAFASGNTGLLYAGLVGAFMTSLYTFRLIFIAFHGEAKTEAHAGHGISHWLPLGVLIVLSTFIGAWIHPPLAGVLPESAGHAGGEAKHALEITSGAIAIAGILLAAVLFLGKRRLVSAIANSGIGRVLSAWWFAAWGFDWIYDKLFVKPYLLISHILRKDPVDRSIGLIPRMARGGNVAMSKTETGQLRWYTASIAVGAVLVIGAVVVAAV